Proteins co-encoded in one Haladaptatus sp. ZSTT2 genomic window:
- a CDS encoding LeuA family protein has product MQCLTDIPRKRRLRRRVEFFEGTLTNTTAPEIDTVRIFDTTLRDGEQTPRTSFSYEDKREIAAALDDMGTHVIEAGFPVNSDAEFEAVRDIAESTHTTTCGLARVVDKDIEAALDAGVEMIHVFASTSDIQLEDSMHATRAEAKQRSVEAVRRAKEAGVTVMYSPMDATRTNHDFLIDVVEAVSDAGTDWINIPDTCGVATPTRMAKLVSDVVAHTDAYVDVHAHDDFGLATANAIAGFEAGAHQAQVSVNGIGERAGNAAYEEVVMAAESLFGVDTGIDTTQIMKIAKIVEECSDVPIPANKPVVGKNAFAHESGIHAAGVIENASTFEPGVMTPEMVGATRELVMGKHTGTHSVRKRLQDEGFDPTEEQVRAVTRKVKDFGADKQQVTDDVLARFAKEVGVKEKSEVKA; this is encoded by the coding sequence ATACAATGTCTCACCGACATACCGAGGAAACGTCGTCTCAGACGGCGGGTCGAGTTCTTCGAGGGCACGCTAACTAACACCACTGCCCCCGAGATTGACACGGTACGGATTTTCGACACCACGCTCCGCGATGGGGAGCAGACACCACGCACGTCGTTCTCGTATGAAGACAAACGCGAGATAGCGGCGGCGTTGGACGACATGGGAACCCACGTCATCGAGGCTGGCTTCCCGGTCAACTCGGACGCCGAGTTCGAGGCCGTCCGCGACATCGCAGAGAGCACGCACACCACGACGTGTGGACTGGCGAGGGTCGTCGACAAAGATATCGAGGCTGCACTGGACGCGGGCGTGGAGATGATTCACGTCTTCGCGAGCACCAGTGACATTCAGCTCGAAGACTCCATGCACGCCACTCGCGCGGAGGCAAAACAGCGCTCCGTCGAAGCAGTCAGGCGCGCAAAGGAGGCAGGCGTCACGGTGATGTACTCACCGATGGACGCGACGCGAACGAACCACGACTTCCTCATCGATGTCGTGGAAGCCGTGAGCGACGCGGGAACCGACTGGATTAACATCCCCGACACCTGCGGGGTGGCGACGCCCACGCGGATGGCCAAACTGGTCTCCGACGTGGTCGCACACACGGACGCCTACGTGGACGTCCACGCCCACGACGACTTCGGGCTGGCGACGGCGAACGCCATCGCCGGGTTCGAAGCCGGGGCTCACCAGGCACAGGTGTCAGTAAACGGCATCGGCGAACGCGCCGGGAACGCCGCTTACGAAGAGGTCGTGATGGCCGCAGAGAGTCTGTTCGGCGTCGATACCGGCATCGACACCACGCAGATAATGAAAATCGCGAAAATCGTCGAGGAGTGCAGCGACGTGCCGATTCCGGCGAACAAACCCGTCGTGGGCAAGAACGCCTTCGCCCACGAGAGCGGAATTCACGCCGCGGGCGTCATCGAGAACGCCTCCACGTTCGAGCCGGGCGTCATGACGCCAGAGATGGTCGGTGCAACCCGTGAACTGGTCATGGGCAAGCACACGGGCACTCACTCCGTGAGAAAGCGCCTGCAGGACGAAGGGTTCGACCCAACCGAAGAGCAGGTGCGCGCAGTGACGCGGAAGGTAAAGGACTTCGGCGCGGACAAACAGCAGGTCACCGACGACGTGCTCGCGCGCTTTGCCAAAGAGGTCGGCGTCAAAGAGAAGTCGGAGGTCAAAGCCTGA
- a CDS encoding ferritin-like domain-containing protein: protein MSEEVTRLLRRAYSDEIETVMNYLTNAIILDGVRAAEIKESLDVDIEEELSHARLLGERLKQLDERPPSSYEFEARQQNLQPPEDSTDVLSVIEGVLEAENDAIDTYRELITAANEADDPVTEDLAVTILADEEAHRTEFRGYRKEYRND, encoded by the coding sequence ATGTCTGAAGAAGTAACTCGCCTCCTCCGTCGCGCATATTCCGATGAGATTGAAACGGTCATGAACTACCTCACGAACGCCATCATCCTCGATGGGGTTCGCGCCGCAGAAATCAAAGAAAGTCTCGACGTAGACATAGAAGAGGAACTCTCCCACGCGCGCCTGCTCGGAGAGCGCTTGAAGCAACTCGACGAGCGACCGCCGAGTTCCTACGAGTTCGAAGCGCGCCAGCAGAACCTCCAGCCACCCGAAGACTCGACGGACGTGCTCTCGGTCATCGAGGGTGTGCTCGAAGCAGAAAACGACGCTATCGACACCTACCGAGAGCTCATCACGGCCGCAAATGAAGCGGACGACCCGGTGACCGAAGACCTCGCCGTCACTATCCTCGCGGACGAAGAGGCCCACCGCACGGAGTTCCGCGGCTACCGCAAAGAGTACCGCAACGACTAA
- the ilvN gene encoding acetolactate synthase small subunit: MTQGLQGPRPEERPHPEGRRNAQGERIDPVQEAKQETRQATVSALVKHEPGVLSLVSGLFSRRQFNIESLTVGPTTVDGHARITLVVEETDAGIDQIKKQLAKLKPSIAVGELGTDAVRAELVLLKVQGHEPDKVHAITQMYEGQTLDAGPRTITVQITGDQRKIDDAVDAFRQFGIIEIARTGQTALARGDTPTTPGESPAASAESTASETQNSSNTQQ, from the coding sequence ATGACGCAAGGACTGCAAGGCCCCCGCCCAGAGGAGCGTCCCCACCCAGAGGGACGACGCAACGCACAGGGCGAACGTATCGACCCGGTTCAAGAAGCAAAACAGGAGACCCGACAGGCCACCGTTTCAGCGCTCGTCAAACACGAACCGGGCGTGCTGTCGCTCGTTTCCGGGCTGTTCAGCCGCCGCCAGTTCAACATTGAGAGTTTGACCGTTGGGCCGACGACGGTTGACGGCCACGCGCGCATCACGCTGGTTGTCGAGGAAACTGACGCGGGTATCGACCAAATCAAAAAACAGCTGGCGAAGTTGAAACCCTCCATCGCGGTTGGCGAACTCGGCACGGACGCCGTTCGCGCGGAACTGGTCTTGCTCAAGGTGCAGGGCCACGAGCCGGACAAGGTTCACGCCATCACGCAGATGTACGAGGGGCAGACGCTCGACGCCGGGCCGCGAACCATCACGGTGCAAATCACGGGTGACCAGCGGAAAATCGACGACGCCGTCGATGCGTTCCGCCAGTTCGGCATCATCGAAATCGCCCGGACGGGCCAGACCGCACTCGCGCGCGGCGACACGCCGACGACGCCGGGTGAATCACCCGCTGCGTCAGCAGAGAGTACCGCTTCAGAAACGCAAAACAGTTCCAATACACAGCAATGA
- a CDS encoding DUF5779 family protein, translating into MGDFDLDLRAAESELEEEGQGSGEIVLGVLNGQTPPDEWVDAVKEGKTLFLAIEGDLNSLAAGFARDIRDLEGELMHFREFLVVTPPGVGINTERL; encoded by the coding sequence ATGGGCGATTTCGACCTCGATTTACGAGCCGCAGAGAGTGAACTCGAAGAAGAAGGGCAGGGAAGCGGCGAGATTGTACTCGGCGTGTTAAACGGGCAGACGCCACCGGACGAGTGGGTAGATGCTGTCAAAGAGGGCAAAACGCTGTTTCTCGCCATCGAAGGCGACCTGAACAGCCTCGCTGCCGGGTTCGCCCGCGACATCCGGGATTTAGAGGGCGAACTCATGCACTTTCGAGAGTTCCTCGTCGTCACGCCACCCGGTGTTGGTATCAACACCGAACGGCTCTGA
- a CDS encoding VOC family protein, translating to MFSSLRWLALEVKYLDPALSFYREHLDLSVRRERESEAALAVGKTDLILRAPSSVPRGGLHTHYAFSTPAGEYDDWWNTLSQQFDLTEFKFGSAKSLYFYDLEGNCVEIGQSTDEGTGITGIFEIVLEVEDLDRAVSFYTDLGLSVRDRGDNRRRVRLDAGPFDIELWEPQLGLADARGGVHVDIGVTATAATTKVDSITEKALSVEETDTGYRIRDPDGHYLTIE from the coding sequence ATGTTCTCGTCGCTCCGATGGCTGGCGCTCGAAGTGAAATATCTCGACCCGGCGCTGTCGTTTTACCGCGAGCACCTCGACCTCTCAGTGAGGCGTGAACGCGAGTCAGAAGCGGCTCTCGCCGTCGGAAAGACAGACCTTATTCTCCGAGCGCCGAGTTCCGTGCCCCGCGGCGGCCTGCACACGCACTACGCGTTCTCGACGCCAGCAGGCGAGTACGACGACTGGTGGAACACCCTCTCCCAACAGTTCGACCTCACTGAGTTCAAGTTTGGCTCGGCAAAGTCGCTCTACTTCTACGACCTCGAAGGCAACTGCGTCGAGATTGGCCAATCAACCGACGAAGGCACGGGAATCACGGGAATTTTCGAAATCGTCCTCGAAGTCGAAGACTTAGATCGGGCAGTGTCGTTTTACACCGACCTCGGCCTCTCCGTTCGCGACCGCGGCGACAACCGACGACGGGTACGCCTCGACGCAGGCCCTTTCGACATCGAACTCTGGGAACCACAACTTGGGCTTGCAGACGCCCGCGGCGGCGTCCATGTAGACATCGGCGTGACGGCCACAGCTGCGACGACAAAGGTAGACTCCATCACAGAAAAAGCGCTCTCGGTAGAAGAAACAGACACCGGCTATCGCATCCGCGACCCGGACGGCCACTACCTGACGATTGAGTGA
- the ilvB gene encoding biosynthetic-type acetolactate synthase large subunit, which produces MSERATSTYPDSTEESTDEKPTRRPVTNGAQSVVRALENAGVKHLFGVQGGAIMPVYDALYDSEMTHVTMAHEQSASHAADAYGIVSGSPGVCLATSGPGATNLVTGIADANMDSDPMIALTGQVPSDMVGSDAFQETDTTGVTAPITKANYFASDTDTVGDVVGEAFAMAASGRQGPTLVDLPKDITNAPTDREPGPGRTPSTYNPRTDPDPEEVSAAASALAGAKKPVILAGGGVIKANATEQLSEFAIEHEIPVVTTMPAVGAFPEDHPLSMEMAGMHGTGYANMAITHCDVMLAVGTRFDDRLTGGIDTFAPEAEIIHIDIDPAEVSKNIYADYPVIGDAGTALTRLYDAMANEPDADDWREQCQTWKDEYPMDYQTPEDEPLKPQFVVEAFDAVTDDDTIITTGVGQHQMWAVQYWTFKQPRTWVSSHGLGTMGYGLPAAIGARLAARDDQTIISFEGDGSFLMTLQELSVAVRDHMDITVAVLNNKYIGMVRQWQDAFFEGRHSASEYGWCPEFDKLAEAFGAKGFRVDEYDEVADTIEAALAYDGPSVIDFHIDPAANVYPMVASGAANGRFALSEDQL; this is translated from the coding sequence ATGAGCGAACGGGCGACCTCCACCTACCCAGATTCGACCGAGGAATCGACCGACGAGAAACCCACACGCCGCCCCGTGACCAACGGCGCACAGTCCGTCGTTCGCGCGCTCGAAAACGCGGGCGTCAAACACCTGTTCGGCGTCCAAGGCGGGGCAATCATGCCCGTCTACGACGCGCTCTACGATTCAGAGATGACGCACGTCACGATGGCCCACGAGCAGTCTGCATCCCACGCCGCAGACGCCTACGGCATCGTGTCTGGTTCACCGGGTGTGTGTCTCGCCACTTCTGGACCGGGCGCGACGAACCTCGTGACCGGCATCGCAGACGCGAACATGGACTCAGATCCCATGATTGCGCTGACGGGACAGGTTCCGTCGGACATGGTCGGTTCTGATGCGTTCCAAGAAACCGACACCACGGGCGTTACCGCACCAATCACCAAGGCGAACTACTTCGCCTCTGACACGGACACCGTCGGCGACGTGGTGGGCGAAGCGTTCGCCATGGCCGCGAGTGGCCGACAAGGGCCGACGCTCGTCGACCTGCCAAAGGACATCACCAATGCGCCGACCGACCGCGAGCCGGGGCCGGGGCGCACGCCATCGACCTACAACCCGCGGACAGATCCCGACCCCGAAGAGGTGTCTGCGGCCGCGAGCGCACTCGCGGGCGCGAAAAAGCCCGTCATCCTCGCCGGTGGCGGCGTCATCAAGGCAAACGCGACCGAGCAACTGAGCGAGTTCGCAATCGAACACGAAATCCCCGTCGTCACGACGATGCCTGCCGTTGGCGCGTTCCCCGAAGACCACCCACTCTCGATGGAGATGGCTGGCATGCACGGGACGGGCTACGCGAACATGGCCATCACGCACTGTGACGTGATGCTGGCCGTTGGCACGCGATTTGACGACCGGCTGACCGGTGGTATCGACACGTTCGCCCCGGAAGCCGAAATCATCCACATCGACATCGACCCGGCAGAGGTTTCGAAGAACATCTACGCCGACTATCCGGTCATCGGGGATGCGGGAACGGCGCTCACGCGCCTGTACGACGCGATGGCGAACGAGCCGGATGCAGACGACTGGCGCGAACAGTGCCAGACGTGGAAAGACGAATACCCGATGGACTACCAGACGCCCGAAGACGAACCGCTCAAACCGCAGTTCGTCGTCGAGGCGTTCGACGCCGTGACTGACGACGACACCATCATCACCACGGGCGTTGGCCAACACCAGATGTGGGCCGTCCAGTACTGGACGTTCAAACAGCCACGGACGTGGGTGTCTTCCCACGGTCTCGGAACGATGGGCTACGGCCTGCCCGCCGCCATCGGCGCGCGACTGGCCGCCCGCGACGACCAGACCATCATCAGCTTCGAAGGAGACGGGTCGTTCCTGATGACCCTCCAGGAGCTGTCGGTGGCCGTCCGTGACCACATGGACATCACCGTCGCCGTCCTCAACAACAAGTACATCGGCATGGTTCGCCAGTGGCAGGACGCCTTCTTCGAAGGCCGCCACTCGGCGTCCGAGTACGGCTGGTGCCCCGAGTTCGACAAGCTCGCAGAAGCCTTCGGCGCGAAGGGCTTCCGCGTCGATGAGTACGACGAGGTCGCAGACACCATCGAGGCCGCGCTGGCCTACGACGGCCCGTCGGTCATCGACTTCCACATCGACCCCGCTGCGAACGTCTATCCGATGGTCGCAAGCGGCGCAGCAAACGGCCGGTTCGCGCTCTCGGAGGACCAACTATGA